TCGTTCGTATCATCCTGCGCACCGGCCAACCGGGGCAAGCTCCGGAACAGCAGGTGATCCAGGAGTACGACATCAATGATTATAAAGACAAAGTTCGACTGACCACACAACGGTTGATCACTTCGATCACCACCGCGCTGCGTTCCTACCGTGACCTGCGCACCATCGACAACACGCGCCGGGGTCTTGCCGCCATCGTACATGGCACCGGCGACCTGTTCGAGGCGCGATCCCTGGGCCGGCTGGCCAACAGCATCCTCCGACAGGTTCAGACGTTGGTCCATGGGGGCGAGGACAAACCTCAGGGGGGTGCTTCCGCTCTGTTTGCCATTCGGGAATACACCGACTATGAGGTCTATGCCGCCGTGGGATCCTTTGAGGGGCATATTGGCAAAATCCTTGACAGGGTTCTGCCCGAAAAGACCATGGCTGACCTGCAAAAAAACACGAGCCTGAAAGAGGAGTTTTTCGGTCATTCCGACTTCCTGGCCAAGTACGTCAGCCGGGGAAATCTGGAAAATGTGTTTTACCTCGACGCTGGCCGTCCTTTGGAGGATCTTGACCGGGATCTTCTGAAGACCTTTTCGGCCAATATCGCTTTTGCATTTGAAAATCTTGGGTTGAATCGGGAGATTGTCAACACCCAAAAGGATGTCACCTTCACCCTTGGCGAGGTGATCGAAGTACGCTCCAACGAGGCCGGCCATCACGTTCGCCGGGTTGCGGAGAGTTCAAGACTCCTCGGCATGCTGGCAGGTCTCGACGCCGAGGATGTCGAGCTTCTTTGGCTCTCCTCTCCCATGCATGACCTTGGCAAGATCGGCATACCCGACAGTATTTTGAAAAAACCGGGAAAGCTGGATCCGGACGAGTGGAAGATCATGCAGACCCACACCACGATTGGCCGACAGATATTGAATAATTCACAACGTCCTATTTTGCAGACCGGCGCCATCATCGCCTACCAGCACCACGAAAAATGGGACGGCACGGGTTATCCGGAGCAGTTGCGGGGAGAGAACATTCATGTTTTTGCCCGGATCACGGGTTTGATTGATGTTTTTGATGCCCTGTACCATGAAAGATGCTACAAGAAGGCTTGGCCACTGGAAAAAATCGTCGAACTTTTGCAGCAGGAACGCGGCAGCCACTTTGCCCCCCAGCTTGTCGATCTCTTTCTCGGTCATCTTGACGAATTTCTGGAAATACAGGATGCCCTGAAGGGGTAAGGAGACCCCTTGGACTCTTCATGGGTCTGCATCAACATCTCCTGCATCGTCGGCAGCAGGGCAGGCGTATCCTGCGGTCGTGGCAACGCCGCCTGGCAGACGAGAAACAGTACCGTGTGTGGGATGACCGTCCGACGGCATTCGAATCAAAGGAGCTGGCATGATCAATCCTGAAAAAGTGGTGGTCATCGGTGGTGGGCCGGGGGGATATGCAGCGGCATTTCGCGCTGCCGATCTCGGTTTTGCCACAACCCTGATCGATATGGATGCCAATCCGGGCGGGGTCTGTCTCTACCGGGGGTGCATCCCCAGCAAGGCGCTGCTGCACGTCACCCAGATCCTTTGGGAAGCGCGTCACGCCGAAATGATGGGGGTGCGATTCGGCCAACCGGAGATCGACCTGGATCGTCTTCGCTCCTGGAAGCAGAGCGTCGTGATGCGGTTGACGGGGGCGTTGGGCGATTTGTGTCGGCGGCGCGGGGTAGCCTTCATTCAGGGGTGCGCTCGCTTTGACGCTCCAGGGAGCCTGGTTGTGCAACGTCAGGCGGGTGACTTGTTTCCGGTTCCGTTCGACCACTGCATTTTGGCGACGGGGTCGCGACCGGCCTGGATCCCAGGTTTGCAGATCGACTCACCCCGGGTGATGGACTCGACGGCAGCTCTGGCCCTGGAGGAGATTCCACCCACCTTGCTGATCATTGGTGGCGGCGTCATCGGCCTGGAGCTGGGCAGTGTCTATGCAGCCCTGGGCAGCCGGGTCAGTATTGTGGAGATGACATCCGGCCTGCTGCCGGGGGCGGACCGGGATCTGGTTCGGGTTGTTTTGAAGCGTCTCCAGCCCCAGTGCCACGAGGTCATGCTGCAAACCCGGGTCACGGCCCTTGTCGACAGGGACGGGCTGGTGCATGCCACCTTGGAAGATGCCCGGGGAGAGCGTCGTGAGGCCAGTTACCATCGCGTCCTGATGGCCATTGGTCGCCGCCCCAACTCCGAGGATCTGGGGTTGGAGAAAACTTCTGTCAAGATGGAACGGGGATTTGTTCAGGTCAACGACCAAATGCGGACCGCCGACCCGAAAATATGGGCCATCGGCGACCTGGTGGGAGGCCCCATGTTGGCCCACAAGGCAGCTCATGAAGCCCGTGTGGCTGTAGAAGTGATCGCTGGCAAAAAAGCCCGTTTCGCGCCACACGCCATTCCGGCTGTCTGCTATACCGACCCCGAGCTGGCCTGGGCCGGCTTGACCGAAACAATTGCCGTGGAGCGCAAGATACCCTTCAAGGCAGTCCGTTTTCCCTGGGGTGCTTCGGGCCGGGCGCAAACCCTGGAACAGCCCGATGGTTTGACCAAGCTGATCGTCAACCCTGAAGATGAACGTATTCTGGGTGTCGGTTTGGTGGGACGCGGTGCGGGAGAGTTGATCGCCGAAGGGGTATTGGCCATTGAAATGGGCGCCGTCGTCGAGGATTTGGCCACAACCATCCATCCCCATCCCACCCTTTCGGAAACCGTGATGGAGGCCGCCGAAGTCTTTTTTGGCCACAGCCCGCATTACCACGCACCCCGGCGGAATCAACCACCATCATGAGGTGCTGCACGCCCCCTCCCCAGAAGCCGGGGAAGAAGTTCGTGACCAGCCCTGTTTGTCGAATGGCACACACAGGAGAAGCCAATGCGTTATGTCAAGAACATGAATTTCGGCACAAAGATCATCATTTCAGCCCTCTTGATCATCACCCTCGGGTTTATCCTGGTGATCGCTGTCGTCAAGAACCGCATCGAACAGGATGCCAAGGAAGCCTTGATCCAACAGGCGCGCAGCATCACCGTTCAGGCGGAAAGCGCTCGGAACTACATAGCCAAACTGGGCTCCGACAAAGCTTACGATCCCGTACTTTTGAAAGAGGCGCAGGACGAAGTCAAGAAGAGCGGTGCCCGGGACCAGAAGGAGATCATTCAGGCGGCCCGCAAGACGCGATTCTACCAAACCATTCCCATCGTAGCCGGTTGGACCATCGGCCAGGAGAAGGCCAAATCCGCTCACCATCAATTCCGGGTCACCCGTATCGGGGCACGCAACCCGGACAACGAGGCCAAACCGATCGAACGCACGATGATCGAAAAAATGGCCAAGGAAGATTTGCAGGAATTGTGGATGGAGGATTCTGAAATCAATGCGATCCGCTATATGCGGCCAGTCGTCCTGAAAAAGGAGTGTCTCGTGTGCCATGGCGTC
This window of the Magnetococcales bacterium genome carries:
- a CDS encoding DUF3369 domain-containing protein → MSGSRLEPLQDVVLEEKITSSAKSNRFLDFLDIPANLLEIFATLCHKDILGERYRYGIDVGMTPDMLASDLFFAEESCKGTGGLDLACVSHVEQPWKVLVVDDDEEIHSLTRLVLRDFSFANKKIELISGYSAEDAKALMQQHPDVAVILLDVVMESDEAGLHAVRHIRNVLQNHLVRIILRTGQPGQAPEQQVIQEYDINDYKDKVRLTTQRLITSITTALRSYRDLRTIDNTRRGLAAIVHGTGDLFEARSLGRLANSILRQVQTLVHGGEDKPQGGASALFAIREYTDYEVYAAVGSFEGHIGKILDRVLPEKTMADLQKNTSLKEEFFGHSDFLAKYVSRGNLENVFYLDAGRPLEDLDRDLLKTFSANIAFAFENLGLNREIVNTQKDVTFTLGEVIEVRSNEAGHHVRRVAESSRLLGMLAGLDAEDVELLWLSSPMHDLGKIGIPDSILKKPGKLDPDEWKIMQTHTTIGRQILNNSQRPILQTGAIIAYQHHEKWDGTGYPEQLRGENIHVFARITGLIDVFDALYHERCYKKAWPLEKIVELLQQERGSHFAPQLVDLFLGHLDEFLEIQDALKG
- the lpdA gene encoding dihydrolipoyl dehydrogenase, giving the protein MINPEKVVVIGGGPGGYAAAFRAADLGFATTLIDMDANPGGVCLYRGCIPSKALLHVTQILWEARHAEMMGVRFGQPEIDLDRLRSWKQSVVMRLTGALGDLCRRRGVAFIQGCARFDAPGSLVVQRQAGDLFPVPFDHCILATGSRPAWIPGLQIDSPRVMDSTAALALEEIPPTLLIIGGGVIGLELGSVYAALGSRVSIVEMTSGLLPGADRDLVRVVLKRLQPQCHEVMLQTRVTALVDRDGLVHATLEDARGERREASYHRVLMAIGRRPNSEDLGLEKTSVKMERGFVQVNDQMRTADPKIWAIGDLVGGPMLAHKAAHEARVAVEVIAGKKARFAPHAIPAVCYTDPELAWAGLTETIAVERKIPFKAVRFPWGASGRAQTLEQPDGLTKLIVNPEDERILGVGLVGRGAGELIAEGVLAIEMGAVVEDLATTIHPHPTLSETVMEAAEVFFGHSPHYHAPRRNQPPS